One Candidatus Vicinibacter affinis DNA window includes the following coding sequences:
- a CDS encoding beta-lactamase family protein — protein sequence MTKSILTILAPSLFFLSSIGQITQTIAINKIDSIVTAYMTTNKMVGVSIGIVKDGKIYLTKGYGTAEINKVKAIDSLTNFLTCSVTKLFTATAIMQLSEQGKIDISKKLIFYLPDFKMKDKRYKDITIEHLLTHTSGLHWDMELNHSPNDSSSLRKLVYSLDNKILDFAPGTKFNATETYSNSAYDILGYLVQKISGIQYQDYITDSILEKANMPSSFFDYTVIPIDRRSSPHILKGKVVKVGGMYSENVEHSPSANLNSCSIDLCNWIMHNLNIYNNPITSNGVLQNSTLQNMWTPRNVAPQNKNVSIGLGWWITNSEDLGKYYWHVGGNPGFSTTLMVFPEHNFGITVLSNGMYAEQIVWNKIPFDIISLFRGEWKN from the coding sequence ATGACAAAATCTATACTGACAATTTTAGCACCATCACTTTTCTTCCTTTCCTCAATCGGACAAATTACACAGACAATTGCTATAAACAAAATTGACAGTATCGTGACCGCTTACATGACTACTAATAAAATGGTTGGTGTTTCTATTGGCATTGTTAAGGACGGCAAAATTTATCTGACAAAAGGTTACGGCACAGCCGAAATCAACAAAGTAAAGGCAATAGACAGCTTGACAAATTTCCTCACCTGCTCTGTTACAAAACTCTTTACGGCAACTGCAATTATGCAACTGTCCGAGCAGGGTAAAATAGATATAAGTAAAAAACTAATTTTCTATTTACCGGACTTTAAAATGAAAGACAAACGATACAAAGACATTACAATAGAACACTTGCTTACCCATACTTCTGGGTTACATTGGGATATGGAGTTAAACCATTCACCAAACGATAGTAGTTCCCTCCGAAAATTGGTTTACAGTTTAGACAACAAAATTCTTGACTTTGCTCCGGGGACAAAATTTAATGCAACAGAAACTTATAGCAATTCTGCTTATGACATCTTAGGTTATTTGGTTCAAAAAATTTCTGGCATACAATACCAAGATTATATAACGGACAGTATTTTAGAAAAGGCTAATATGCCATCTAGTTTTTTTGACTACACTGTAATTCCAATTGACAGAAGAAGTTCCCCTCATATTCTAAAAGGAAAGGTTGTTAAAGTTGGGGGTATGTATTCCGAAAATGTCGAGCATTCTCCAAGTGCTAATTTAAATTCATGCTCCATTGACTTGTGTAACTGGATAATGCACAATTTGAACATTTACAATAATCCCATCACATCCAATGGTGTTCTGCAGAACAGCACTTTGCAAAATATGTGGACTCCAAGAAATGTTGCTCCTCAAAACAAAAATGTATCAATTGGACTTGGTTGGTGGATTACTAATTCTGAAGACTTAGGAAAATATTATTGGCACGTTGGAGGTAATCCTGGTTTTTCAACGACACTAATGGTTTTTCCAGAACACAACTTTGGAATAACTGTTTTAAGTAATGGAATGTATGCAGAGCAAATAGTTTGGAATAAAATTCCGTTTGACATTATCAGTTTATTTAGAGGCGAGTGGAAAAATTAA
- a CDS encoding GNAT family N-acetyltransferase, with the protein MKIETKNLILISGNKKILASAIRGAAFLSNNLNASVSEPWTEFGLAPIEYSLTKISQNEYENGWWTYFPIHKDDKRLIGSCGYKGIPTSVGNVEIGYEVISEYRQKGLGTEIAKGLVSNAFKFDNVKMIIAHTLPSENASTNILKRLGFDKVSEIFDPEDGLIWRWELKRER; encoded by the coding sequence ATGAAGATTGAGACAAAAAATTTAATACTTATTTCGGGCAATAAAAAAATATTGGCCAGTGCAATAAGGGGAGCAGCCTTTCTTTCAAACAACTTAAATGCTTCAGTTAGCGAACCGTGGACAGAATTTGGCTTAGCACCCATAGAATATTCTTTGACAAAGATATCTCAAAATGAATACGAGAATGGGTGGTGGACATATTTTCCAATTCATAAAGACGATAAAAGACTAATTGGAAGCTGTGGCTATAAGGGCATCCCTACATCAGTAGGAAATGTAGAAATTGGTTATGAAGTAATTTCAGAATATAGGCAAAAAGGACTTGGTACAGAAATAGCGAAAGGACTTGTATCAAATGCATTTAAGTTTGACAATGTGAAAATGATAATTGCCCATACATTACCTTCAGAAAACGCTTCGACAAATATTTTAAAAAGGTTAGGATTTGACAAAGTATCGGAAATATTTGATCCTGAAGATGGATTAATTTGGCGATGGGAATTAAAAAGGGAACGCTAA
- a CDS encoding helix-turn-helix domain-containing protein, translating to MKINPIHTKKDYQSAMKRIDEIFDSKKGSLTGNELEILSILVDNYERENFPIDSPEPIEAIKFRMEQMGMDQNELAKIVGQKSRASEILNKKRKLALEMIRKLTETLNIPSEVLIKPY from the coding sequence ATGAAAATAAATCCAATCCATACAAAGAAAGATTATCAAAGTGCAATGAAAAGAATTGACGAAATATTCGATTCTAAAAAAGGTTCGCTTACTGGAAATGAACTAGAAATATTAAGCATATTAGTAGATAACTATGAAAGAGAAAATTTTCCTATTGATTCTCCTGAACCTATTGAAGCCATTAAGTTCAGAATGGAACAAATGGGAATGGATCAAAATGAGCTTGCAAAAATTGTTGGGCAAAAAAGTAGGGCGAGTGAAATCTTGAATAAAAAGCGAAAGCTAGCTTTAGAAATGATTAGAAAGCTTACTGAAACTCTAAATATTCCAAGCGAAGTATTGATAAAACCTTACTAA
- a CDS encoding type II toxin-antitoxin system HigB family toxin: MRVIARKALKDFWTKYPDSEQPLKSWYREIYAKRWKNMNELKKQFPSMSIISYNRAVFNIKGNNYRLLVRINIEYQLTYIRFIGTHKQYDKIDVTKF; encoded by the coding sequence TTGCGAGTCATTGCGAGAAAGGCGTTAAAGGATTTTTGGACTAAATATCCAGATAGCGAACAGCCTCTAAAGTCTTGGTACAGAGAGATATATGCAAAGAGATGGAAGAATATGAATGAACTCAAAAAGCAATTTCCAAGCATGAGCATTATTTCTTATAATAGAGCTGTATTCAATATCAAAGGAAATAACTATAGGTTGCTTGTCCGGATAAATATTGAGTATCAATTAACTTATATCAGGTTTATTGGAACGCATAAGCAATATGATAAAATTGATGTTACAAAATTTTAA
- a CDS encoding RDD family protein, whose amino-acid sequence MTKTLKHRILACIIDYGIIAGYATLLFLVANLFFSIFVWKPGNNPIIGQLIGFLTLTFPVVTYSYLTDISSWRGTVGKKLQKLIVLTDQNKSAKNILLRNILKFLPWELAHTGIHWTIYYTSNGIETPLWTWVILILPQVFVLGYFVTILISKGESSIYDKISKTKIVYRTKYPLV is encoded by the coding sequence ATGACAAAAACTCTCAAACATAGAATTTTAGCATGTATTATAGACTATGGAATTATAGCCGGATATGCGACATTACTTTTCTTAGTTGCAAATTTATTTTTCTCTATTTTCGTATGGAAACCTGGTAATAATCCAATTATTGGACAGTTGATTGGTTTTTTGACACTAACATTCCCAGTAGTTACATATTCGTATTTAACAGACATAAGTAGCTGGAGAGGGACAGTTGGTAAAAAACTACAAAAGTTAATCGTACTGACAGACCAAAATAAATCAGCCAAGAATATCTTGCTAAGAAATATTCTGAAATTCCTTCCTTGGGAACTTGCTCACACAGGAATTCATTGGACAATATATTATACTTCAAATGGAATTGAAACTCCACTTTGGACTTGGGTTATTTTAATTCTCCCTCAAGTATTTGTACTTGGATATTTTGTTACCATATTAATTAGTAAAGGAGAAAGTAGTATTTATGACAAAATTTCAAAGACAAAAATTGTGTATAGAACAAAATACCCTCTGGTATGA
- a CDS encoding type II toxin-antitoxin system HicA family toxin, translating to MGRLGGFSYRDIVKKLKKLGFEFHRQAAGSHEIWHNPVTNKYTTIPNHTGDIPEGTLSAILKQANINTETFLGSKK from the coding sequence ATGGGAAGGTTAGGTGGTTTTAGCTACAGAGATATAGTAAAAAAGCTCAAAAAATTAGGGTTTGAATTTCATAGACAAGCCGCTGGTAGCCATGAAATCTGGCACAACCCAGTTACAAACAAGTACACTACAATTCCTAATCACACAGGAGATATACCAGAAGGAACTCTTTCAGCAATTTTAAAACAAGCTAATATTAATACTGAAACCTTCCTAGGCTCAAAAAAGTAA
- a CDS encoding DUF1902 domain-containing protein has product MEGTIKIHIEKLPEGLYLATSNDIQGLVAQGRTITETMEIARDVCKKLIESQNLTNNNVEILKDSFDYPLVISF; this is encoded by the coding sequence ATGGAAGGAACAATTAAAATTCATATAGAAAAATTGCCGGAAGGTCTTTATTTGGCAACATCTAATGATATTCAAGGCTTGGTTGCCCAAGGAAGAACAATTACAGAAACAATGGAAATTGCAAGAGATGTGTGCAAAAAATTAATTGAATCACAAAACTTGACAAATAATAACGTGGAAATTTTAAAAGATAGCTTTGACTATCCTCTTGTTATTTCTTTTTAA
- a CDS encoding serine hydrolase has translation MRKFQSLLIIVFLFSQTKLIAQQFPRTSWEYNSQPEKNGWDTAKFKSLRKFVIDSTQITGMMIIHKGSVVFEFGDVVENSYIASCRKSILAMLYGKYVKSGKINLNKTLNDLKIDDVGGLLPIEKEATIKDILEARSGVFHQASYPGDFLDLAPKRGSVKSGSYWLYSNWDFNVAGYIFEKETGQTIYGEIEKQLAKPLMMQDWKRELQKKEGDSTRSYFPAYPMFFSTRDMARVGLLMLNKGKWMDKQIIDEKWVQEMINPITSYTEVDKNIPIFRGKDYSFGYGLYWWLWQNITDNRFKGGYSALGHWGQTISIFPAIDAVVVFKTKDNYQRETPSNARYRLLQLAVWCYDKDK, from the coding sequence ATGAGAAAATTCCAAAGCTTACTGATTATTGTTTTTCTATTCTCACAGACAAAACTTATCGCACAGCAATTCCCAAGGACAAGTTGGGAGTACAACTCACAACCTGAAAAAAATGGTTGGGACACTGCAAAATTTAAAAGCCTAAGAAAATTTGTTATTGACAGTACACAAATAACAGGAATGATGATAATTCATAAAGGCTCAGTTGTCTTTGAATTCGGAGATGTTGTTGAGAATTCCTATATCGCCTCTTGTAGAAAAAGTATTTTAGCAATGTTGTACGGAAAGTATGTTAAGTCAGGAAAAATAAATCTGAATAAAACCCTAAACGATTTAAAAATTGATGATGTTGGCGGCTTGCTGCCAATTGAAAAAGAGGCGACAATAAAAGATATTCTTGAAGCAAGGTCAGGTGTTTTTCATCAAGCAAGTTATCCAGGTGACTTTTTAGACCTTGCCCCTAAAAGAGGAAGTGTAAAATCAGGTAGTTATTGGCTATACAGCAATTGGGACTTTAATGTGGCAGGCTATATTTTTGAAAAAGAAACAGGACAAACTATTTATGGTGAAATTGAAAAACAGTTAGCTAAACCTTTAATGATGCAGGATTGGAAAAGAGAATTGCAAAAAAAGGAAGGCGATTCTACCCGTTCTTATTTTCCAGCATATCCTATGTTCTTTTCAACAAGAGATATGGCAAGAGTTGGTTTACTGATGCTCAACAAAGGTAAATGGATGGACAAACAAATAATAGATGAAAAGTGGGTACAAGAAATGATAAATCCAATTACATCTTATACAGAAGTAGACAAGAACATACCGATTTTTAGAGGTAAAGATTATTCATTTGGCTACGGACTTTATTGGTGGTTGTGGCAAAATATAACAGACAATCGTTTTAAAGGCGGTTATTCAGCATTAGGGCATTGGGGACAAACTATATCAATATTTCCAGCAATTGACGCAGTTGTAGTTTTCAAAACAAAGGATAATTATCAAAGGGAGACACCAAGTAATGCAAGGTATCGTTTACTACAACTTGCAGTATGGTGTTATGACAAAGACAAATAG
- a CDS encoding CPBP family intramembrane metalloprotease, giving the protein MTEKINWKYVIGFYVLAVILAYPFNAFLTKEIHQKLTEGTIFYKSSFLPAGLVTLFVGLLALRFDKTVIKEVTFLGPGRIKNIIISLVPMVVFTISGLQNDINLNPNLFGFIISLTFLIYAFTEEIFWRGYLINALRPLGRLKNYVLLGLLWWIWHIPFGNNIEPIGFFIMIVGGSLLIAKFVEATKSFLTTAGIHSIMNIGSNTDWTRTFLVDLTIIFVAMFIIDKTWKNETNDTEKHYS; this is encoded by the coding sequence ATGACAGAAAAAATAAATTGGAAATACGTTATAGGTTTTTATGTTCTTGCAGTAATTCTTGCATACCCATTCAACGCTTTCTTGACAAAAGAAATACACCAAAAGTTGACCGAAGGTACAATATTTTATAAAAGTTCTTTTCTACCAGCAGGACTTGTGACCTTATTTGTAGGATTATTAGCACTTAGATTTGACAAGACCGTAATAAAAGAAGTTACATTTCTTGGGCCAGGTAGAATTAAGAACATTATCATTTCTTTAGTTCCAATGGTAGTTTTTACAATTTCTGGACTTCAAAATGACATTAATCTAAACCCGAATTTATTTGGCTTCATAATATCTCTAACTTTTCTAATTTATGCCTTTACGGAAGAAATATTTTGGAGAGGATATTTAATAAATGCCCTCAGACCCCTAGGTCGCTTAAAGAATTATGTATTGCTTGGACTACTTTGGTGGATTTGGCATATTCCTTTTGGAAATAATATAGAACCTATTGGTTTCTTTATAATGATAGTTGGTGGTTCATTATTAATTGCAAAGTTTGTGGAAGCAACAAAATCTTTTTTAACCACGGCAGGAATTCACTCAATTATGAATATTGGTAGCAATACAGACTGGACAAGAACGTTTTTAGTTGATTTGACAATTATTTTCGTTGCAATGTTTATCATAGACAAAACTTGGAAAAATGAAACCAACGATACAGAAAAACACTACAGCTAA
- a CDS encoding Bpu10I family restriction endonuclease yields the protein MLVHGDNLTEKEKPTGKYLDKESKKYLSEIRLKYKKWNAANEKLKGPFSVSNKKDLEIIEQRVALFSDYKEFIDQQKYAEKFDSRSNLHSSVLEEFIYYLFRDLVFEFSKSAILGKAHTFKDIFFNSSSYKEMILNPNAKVEKKDHDFIIGVNILAKMNCDGSNEIEEHSWQIPAVAIECKTYLDKTMLEGSSTAAEHLKHRNPNAIYIVVAEWLKLAEQVNLKKFKVDQIYVLRKQKNTDREFRYAEKYKKNPIYVDVVQHLFETVRQHLTTDWEGGINYGLQKGYLM from the coding sequence ATGCTTGTTCACGGAGACAATTTAACAGAAAAAGAAAAACCTACAGGGAAATATCTTGATAAAGAATCTAAGAAATATTTATCTGAAATTCGATTAAAATATAAAAAATGGAATGCTGCAAACGAAAAATTGAAGGGACCTTTTAGTGTTTCAAATAAAAAAGATTTAGAAATAATTGAGCAGCGAGTTGCACTCTTTTCTGATTACAAAGAATTTATTGACCAGCAGAAGTACGCGGAGAAGTTCGACTCACGTTCAAATCTTCATTCATCAGTTTTAGAAGAATTTATTTACTACCTATTTCGTGATTTAGTTTTTGAATTCTCAAAATCAGCAATTTTAGGCAAGGCGCATACATTCAAAGATATTTTCTTCAATTCATCATCTTACAAGGAAATGATTTTAAATCCGAACGCTAAAGTTGAAAAGAAAGATCACGACTTTATAATTGGCGTGAACATTCTTGCAAAAATGAATTGTGACGGAAGCAATGAAATTGAAGAGCATTCTTGGCAAATTCCAGCTGTTGCAATTGAATGTAAAACCTATCTTGACAAAACAATGCTTGAAGGTTCTTCTACAGCTGCCGAACATCTAAAACATAGAAATCCAAATGCAATTTACATCGTAGTTGCTGAGTGGCTTAAACTTGCTGAACAGGTGAATTTAAAAAAATTCAAGGTTGACCAAATCTACGTTCTCAGAAAACAAAAAAATACTGACCGAGAATTTCGGTATGCAGAAAAGTATAAGAAGAACCCAATTTATGTTGACGTAGTTCAACATTTATTTGAAACTGTTCGACAACACTTGACTACAGACTGGGAAGGCGGAATAAACTACGGACTTCAAAAGGGTTACTTAATGTAA
- a CDS encoding DNA cytosine methyltransferase — protein MKVLDTFAGAGGFSLGFHLTGQYDVIGAIEYDQWAADTFKFNHPESTVLVGDIQQYDEKFLLNTFKDKPDIILGGPPCQGYSIANRKAGDPADPRNSLFKEFIRLGKIFDPKIMIMENVPNLIKAKTKDNELVIDIIIQELKNLGYNVYHTILSATDFGVPQIRKRLVVIASKEPLENPFPQATHTTDKNYYSLFNDNLKQTPNLWDAISDLPQIEAREGAEVMDYTCSAKNDFQKYLRGKSKKAYNHVAMKHSKRMVERFESMSCGDSISDVPEHLRPIKRNGNGEFSEKLYDQNNRKMHPDRPCHTIAASFYANFVHPFKNRNFTPREGARIQTFPDWYVFKGKPTVVSHKLLQREGREEEKHLCQYNQIGNAVPPFLARAIAENLFSQLSIKSQKECLFTETI, from the coding sequence ATGAAAGTATTAGACACATTTGCAGGTGCTGGTGGGTTCAGTTTAGGTTTTCACTTGACTGGACAATATGATGTTATTGGAGCAATTGAATATGACCAATGGGCAGCAGACACCTTTAAATTTAATCATCCCGAATCAACAGTGTTAGTTGGCGACATTCAACAATATGACGAAAAATTTCTGCTAAATACATTTAAAGACAAACCCGATATTATTTTAGGAGGACCACCTTGTCAAGGATATTCCATTGCAAATAGAAAGGCTGGCGACCCAGCAGACCCAAGAAATTCGCTATTCAAAGAATTTATTAGACTTGGGAAAATTTTTGACCCTAAAATTATGATTATGGAAAATGTCCCTAATCTAATCAAGGCAAAAACTAAAGACAATGAATTGGTAATTGATATTATTATTCAAGAATTGAAAAATTTAGGATACAACGTTTATCACACAATTCTAAGTGCAACAGATTTCGGTGTTCCACAAATCAGAAAAAGATTAGTAGTAATTGCATCTAAAGAGCCTTTAGAAAATCCGTTTCCTCAAGCAACACACACAACCGACAAAAATTACTATTCTTTGTTTAACGACAATCTTAAACAAACACCAAATCTTTGGGACGCAATTTCAGACTTGCCTCAAATAGAAGCTCGCGAAGGTGCCGAAGTAATGGATTATACTTGTTCTGCAAAAAACGACTTTCAAAAGTATTTAAGAGGTAAGAGTAAAAAGGCTTACAACCACGTTGCCATGAAACATTCAAAAAGAATGGTTGAAAGATTTGAATCTATGAGTTGTGGTGATTCCATTTCTGATGTGCCTGAGCATTTAAGACCTATTAAAAGAAATGGTAACGGGGAGTTTTCTGAAAAGCTTTACGACCAAAACAATAGAAAAATGCACCCTGATAGACCTTGTCATACAATTGCTGCATCATTCTATGCAAATTTTGTTCACCCATTTAAGAACAGAAATTTTACACCCCGAGAAGGGGCAAGAATTCAAACTTTCCCTGACTGGTATGTTTTCAAAGGGAAACCGACAGTTGTAAGTCATAAACTATTGCAAAGAGAAGGTAGAGAAGAAGAAAAACATCTTTGTCAATATAATCAAATTGGAAATGCTGTTCCACCTTTTCTGGCAAGAGCTATCGCAGAAAACCTATTTTCTCAATTATCAATTAAATCACAAAAAGAATGCTTGTTCACGGAGACAATTTAA